Within the Candidatus Deferrimicrobiaceae bacterium genome, the region GCTCCTGGCGGTCGAAAAAGCCCTCGAGCGGCAGCGTCTCACCGCCGAGATCCGGGACCTGCGGATCCGGGCCACGGGAGTGGAGCGGGGCGTCGTGAGCGTCTCCCCCGCCATGAAGCGGGTCCTGGAGATGGGCGACCGGGTGGCCCGGACCGAAGCCACCGTCCTGATCACGGGGGAGAGCGGAACCGGCAAGGAGGCGGTCGCCCGGCGGATCCACGTGCGGTCCCCCCGGGCGGAAGAGGCCTTCGTCGCGGTCAACTGCGCGGCGATCCCCGCGGAACTTTTGGAGTCGGAGCTGTTCGGGCACGCGCGCGGGGCGTTCACCGGCGCCGTACGGGACCGCCTCGGGAAGTTCCGCCAGGCGGCCGGCGGCACCCTCTTCCTCGACGAGATCGGAGAGATGCCCCTGCCCCTCCAGGCGAAGCTGCTCCGCGTCCTCCAGGAGAAGGTGGTGGACGAGGTCGGGGGGGACAGGCCGATTCCCGTCGACGTGCGCATCCTGGTGGCGACCAACCGGGACCTTCCGGAGCGGATCCGGGAAGGGACGTTCCGGGAAGACCTGTACTACCGGCTGAATGTCGTCGAGATCCGCGTGCCCCCCTTGAGGGAGAGGCCGGAGGACATCCCCCCTCTCGTGGAGCACTTCATGAAGGAGATCAGCCCGGACCGGGAGATCTCCGTGCCGCCGGGCGTGATGGAGGCGCTGACCGCGCGTCCTTGGCCGGGGAACGTC harbors:
- a CDS encoding sigma-54 dependent transcriptional regulator, producing MKSGRILFIDDDRAGREVALFNLRKAGYKVEAASDGTEGLASFSPGKFDLVITDLKMPGISGMEVLRRIRKTSRDIPVLVITAFGNVDTAVEAMKEGAYDFIGKPFHREQLLLAVEKALERQRLTAEIRDLRIRATGVERGVVSVSPAMKRVLEMGDRVARTEATVLITGESGTGKEAVARRIHVRSPRAEEAFVAVNCAAIPAELLESELFGHARGAFTGAVRDRLGKFRQAAGGTLFLDEIGEMPLPLQAKLLRVLQEKVVDEVGGDRPIPVDVRILVATNRDLPERIREGTFREDLYYRLNVVEIRVPPLRERPEDIPPLVEHFMKEISPDREISVPPGVMEALTARPWPGNVRELKNACERMVILCRGEEVSVEDLPPAPPTSRPGEPGGEGFTDDWPPLPAGGLSLVDLEKKVIERALRLKGGNITQAAAYLNVPRHILVYRIEKYGIRRDG